The following proteins come from a genomic window of Natrinema saccharevitans:
- a CDS encoding RNA methyltransferase, with translation MAAPPRPSGVYLLELGGEDDAFAAREAASAAVGVDRIAPGLAVADAVVPERVRGLAYTHRASELVGRGAADLASARAVLETAAIDREGSVAVRATDVHGSTGVSTERAERELGAVLVDRGFSVDLEDPDHCLRAVFAEGALEGGGEVLESAGDETGADPDTGSERVSVCALGWLAAESVRDFGMRKPTDKPFFQPGSMDPLLARAVANVAGARPGATILDPMCGTGGGLVEAGLVGADVIGTDAQAKMVRGARENLTHFLEPERPSRTGVARGDWHVARSDGTRLPLADDAVDGVVFDAPYGRQSKIDTHRLEDLVAGALAEAHRVAPRAVVIADRSWAGEARAAGWEIESTFERRVHRSLTRYVLVLERGESP, from the coding sequence ATGGCCGCGCCGCCGCGACCATCGGGCGTGTATCTGCTCGAGTTGGGCGGCGAAGACGACGCCTTCGCGGCCCGCGAGGCCGCAAGCGCCGCGGTCGGCGTCGACCGGATCGCGCCCGGGCTGGCCGTCGCCGATGCGGTCGTGCCCGAGCGGGTCCGCGGACTCGCCTACACCCACCGCGCCAGCGAACTGGTCGGCCGGGGCGCGGCCGATCTCGCGAGCGCGCGTGCGGTCCTCGAGACCGCCGCGATCGACCGCGAGGGATCGGTCGCGGTCCGGGCGACCGACGTTCACGGCTCGACGGGCGTGAGTACCGAACGCGCCGAGCGCGAACTGGGAGCGGTGTTAGTCGACCGGGGGTTCTCGGTCGACCTCGAGGACCCCGATCACTGCCTGCGGGCCGTCTTCGCCGAGGGTGCGCTCGAGGGCGGCGGTGAGGTCCTCGAGTCGGCCGGCGACGAGACGGGGGCCGATCCCGACACCGGCAGCGAACGGGTCTCGGTCTGTGCGCTGGGCTGGCTCGCGGCCGAGAGCGTCCGCGACTTCGGCATGCGCAAGCCGACGGACAAACCCTTCTTCCAGCCCGGCAGCATGGATCCCCTGCTCGCGCGGGCCGTCGCGAACGTCGCCGGCGCTCGGCCGGGGGCGACGATCCTCGATCCGATGTGTGGCACCGGCGGCGGCCTCGTCGAGGCCGGCCTCGTCGGCGCGGACGTGATCGGCACCGACGCGCAGGCGAAGATGGTCCGGGGCGCGCGCGAGAACCTGACCCACTTCCTCGAGCCCGAGCGCCCGTCGCGGACGGGCGTCGCCCGCGGAGACTGGCACGTCGCCCGCAGCGACGGCACGCGGCTCCCGCTGGCCGACGACGCGGTCGACGGCGTCGTCTTCGACGCGCCCTACGGCCGCCAGTCGAAGATCGACACCCACCGGCTCGAGGACCTCGTCGCGGGCGCGCTCGCGGAGGCCCACCGGGTCGCGCCGCGAGCGGTCGTGATCGCCGATCGCTCGTGGGCCGGCGAGGCGCGGGCCGCGGGCTGGGAGATCGAGTCAACGTTTGAGCGTCGCGTGCATCGATCGCTGACGCGGTACGTACTGGTCCTCGAGCGAGGAGAATCTCCGTAA
- a CDS encoding TATA-box-binding protein, with protein sequence MTDPKDTINIENVVASTGIGQELDLQSVAMDLEGADYDPEQFPGLVYRTQNPKSAALIFRSGKIVCTGAKSTDDVHESLRIVFDKLRELQIQVNEDPEIVVQNIVTSADLGRNLNLNAIAIGLGLENIEYEPEQFPGLVYRLDDPEVVALLFGSGKLVITGGKKPEDAEHAVDKIVSRLEDLGLLE encoded by the coding sequence ATGACGGACCCGAAGGACACCATCAACATCGAAAACGTGGTGGCGTCGACCGGCATCGGACAGGAACTCGACCTCCAGAGCGTCGCGATGGACCTCGAGGGGGCCGACTACGACCCCGAGCAGTTCCCCGGTCTCGTCTACCGTACCCAGAATCCCAAGTCCGCCGCGCTGATCTTCCGGTCGGGGAAGATCGTCTGTACCGGCGCGAAAAGCACCGACGACGTCCACGAGAGTCTCCGAATCGTCTTCGACAAGCTCCGTGAACTCCAGATACAGGTCAACGAGGACCCCGAGATCGTCGTCCAGAACATCGTCACCAGCGCCGACCTGGGTCGGAACCTCAACCTGAACGCGATCGCGATCGGGCTGGGGCTGGAGAACATCGAGTACGAACCCGAGCAGTTCCCCGGACTCGTCTACCGACTCGACGACCCCGAAGTCGTCGCGCTGCTGTTCGGCTCGGGCAAGCTCGTCATCACCGGCGGTAAAAAGCCCGAGGACGCCGAACACGCCGTCGACAAGATCGTCTCCCGGCTCGAGGACCTCGGGCTGCTCGAGTAA
- a CDS encoding DUF7344 domain-containing protein, with protein MTIHPDRPTVVSDEVRLGNDGGIGRRPPSRETIHQAVDSDRRREVIRCVLAADGPVPLRTLVGRLADAEHDPTVGTTIHRLRQRIHTSLCRTHLPLLEDLEVVTWDRARSLVGPAANCGAFESALEIDSLERPIPARLE; from the coding sequence ATGACGATCCACCCAGATCGACCGACGGTCGTTTCGGACGAGGTTCGGCTCGGCAACGACGGCGGAATCGGTCGCCGTCCCCCCTCGCGGGAGACGATCCATCAGGCCGTTGACAGCGACCGGCGGCGCGAGGTCATCCGCTGTGTCCTCGCCGCCGACGGCCCCGTCCCGTTGCGGACGCTGGTCGGCCGACTCGCCGACGCCGAACACGATCCGACCGTCGGGACGACGATCCACCGCCTGCGCCAGCGGATCCACACCTCGCTGTGTCGGACCCACCTGCCGCTGTTAGAAGACCTTGAGGTCGTCACGTGGGACCGCGCCCGCAGTCTCGTCGGGCCCGCTGCCAACTGCGGGGCGTTCGAATCCGCCCTCGAGATCGACTCGCTCGAGCGACCGATCCCCGCGCGACTCGAGTAG
- the hisG gene encoding ATP phosphoribosyltransferase, whose protein sequence is MRIAVPNKGRLHEPTIDLLERAGLHLENGADRKLYADTVDPDVTVLFARAADIPEYVSDGAADLGITGFDQVQEAHVDNVSELLDLEFGRCRLVLAAPEDGEIDAVADLAGKTVATEFPNITADFFADAGVDPDVVEVTGATELTPHVEMADAIVDITSTGTTLKMNRLAVVDEVLSSSVRLFGREDVLEEPKVDEVRTALASVKQAEGKRYLMMNVPQDRLEAVRDVIPGLGGPTIMDIADDADGEKVAVHAVVDESDVFETITAVKEAGASDILVTEIERLVE, encoded by the coding sequence ATGCGAATCGCCGTTCCCAACAAGGGCCGCCTGCACGAGCCGACGATCGACCTCCTAGAGCGGGCGGGGCTGCACCTCGAGAACGGAGCGGACCGAAAGCTCTACGCGGATACCGTCGACCCCGACGTGACGGTGCTTTTCGCCCGCGCTGCTGATATTCCGGAGTACGTCTCCGACGGCGCGGCCGACCTGGGCATCACGGGCTTCGATCAGGTGCAGGAAGCGCACGTGGACAACGTCTCGGAGCTATTGGACCTCGAGTTCGGGCGCTGCCGGCTCGTGCTGGCGGCCCCCGAGGACGGCGAGATCGATGCCGTCGCGGATCTGGCGGGCAAGACCGTCGCGACCGAGTTCCCAAACATCACCGCGGACTTCTTCGCCGACGCCGGCGTCGATCCCGACGTCGTCGAGGTCACGGGCGCAACGGAACTCACCCCCCACGTCGAGATGGCCGACGCCATCGTCGACATCACGAGTACCGGGACCACGCTGAAGATGAACCGGCTGGCGGTCGTCGATGAGGTCCTGTCCAGTTCGGTCCGACTGTTCGGCCGCGAGGACGTCCTCGAGGAGCCGAAAGTCGACGAGGTCCGGACCGCACTCGCCTCCGTCAAGCAGGCCGAAGGCAAGCGCTACCTGATGATGAACGTGCCACAGGATCGACTCGAGGCGGTCCGTGACGTCATTCCGGGACTCGGCGGCCCGACGATCATGGACATCGCAGACGACGCGGACGGCGAGAAGGTGGCCGTCCACGCGGTCGTCGACGAGAGCGACGTCTTCGAGACGATCACGGCGGTCAAGGAGGCCGGCGCGAGCGATATTCTGGTGACCGAAATCGAGCGCCTCGTCGAGTAG
- a CDS encoding SHOCT domain-containing protein, with protein sequence MATDTSDTRLATIVLVAIAVLVVLPTAFMGFGMMRAGPMMGGTWGHGMWNGGTAPGWLPLVAVLMQLLFVAAVVGGGYLLYRAIAGGDDTDRALEELRLAYARGDLSDEEYEQRRDALERDE encoded by the coding sequence ATGGCAACCGACACATCCGACACGCGACTCGCCACGATCGTCCTCGTCGCCATCGCCGTCCTCGTGGTGCTACCGACGGCGTTCATGGGGTTCGGAATGATGAGAGCCGGCCCGATGATGGGCGGCACGTGGGGCCACGGCATGTGGAACGGCGGAACGGCACCCGGCTGGCTGCCGCTCGTCGCCGTCCTGATGCAGCTCCTGTTCGTCGCCGCCGTCGTCGGCGGCGGCTACCTCCTCTACCGGGCGATCGCCGGCGGAGACGACACCGACCGGGCGCTCGAAGAACTGCGGCTGGCGTACGCTCGGGGCGACCTGAGCGACGAGGAGTACGAACAGCGCCGAGACGCGCTCGAGCGGGACGAGTGA
- a CDS encoding permease: MDPSLVGGTLESLRIGVGFLWTAAWAIIMGLTITSLVQVYVSKERMARVLGESNVSSLATATAFGAASSGCSFGAVAIGKGLFAKGAHVVNFLAFMFASTNLIVELGLMILLLLGWEFLVAELLGGLVLIAVMAVIVHQTLPETLFDEVRAELERQDRAAGGMTDPTCGMEGSDEHAIVTDGGETLRFCSEGCLETYRQQTASSGAWNDELRSWGGWYKIANQYRKEWSMIWKDVVAGFLVSGFVIVFVPQSVWNALFLEGDGLLVTAENAVMGVAIAVISFVGSMGNVPFAVALWGGGVSFAGVIAFVYADLITVPVLNVYRKYYGWSVMLYILGVFFVTMAFTGFLMELLFDALGIVPNLAGGETATEQRYFELNYTFYLNFVAFAVSGFLLFVYRRGLGAPGQYRDPVCGMRTDDDGPSATHDGETYYFCSTTCKRAFEDAPADFAAHPPRVSDDGSSHDHH; the protein is encoded by the coding sequence ATGGACCCGTCACTCGTCGGGGGAACCCTCGAGTCGCTCCGGATCGGCGTCGGATTCCTCTGGACGGCGGCGTGGGCGATCATCATGGGACTGACGATCACCAGTCTCGTGCAGGTCTACGTCTCGAAAGAGCGGATGGCCCGCGTTCTCGGGGAGAGCAACGTCTCGAGTCTCGCGACGGCGACGGCGTTCGGGGCGGCCAGCAGCGGCTGTAGTTTCGGTGCCGTCGCCATCGGAAAGGGACTGTTCGCGAAGGGCGCGCACGTGGTCAATTTCCTCGCGTTCATGTTCGCTTCGACGAATCTCATCGTCGAACTCGGACTGATGATCCTGCTCCTGCTGGGATGGGAGTTCCTCGTCGCGGAACTGCTCGGCGGCCTCGTCCTCATCGCGGTCATGGCCGTCATCGTTCACCAGACCCTCCCGGAGACGCTGTTCGACGAGGTCCGCGCGGAACTCGAGCGCCAAGACCGTGCGGCCGGCGGGATGACGGACCCGACCTGCGGCATGGAGGGATCGGACGAACACGCGATCGTGACCGACGGCGGCGAGACGCTCCGGTTCTGTTCCGAGGGCTGTCTCGAGACCTATCGGCAGCAGACGGCAAGCAGCGGCGCGTGGAACGACGAACTCCGATCGTGGGGCGGCTGGTACAAGATCGCGAACCAGTACCGGAAGGAGTGGTCGATGATCTGGAAAGATGTCGTCGCGGGTTTTCTCGTCTCTGGCTTTGTCATCGTGTTTGTCCCCCAGTCGGTCTGGAACGCGCTGTTCCTCGAGGGCGACGGCCTGCTCGTGACCGCCGAGAACGCGGTCATGGGCGTCGCGATCGCCGTCATCAGTTTCGTCGGGAGCATGGGCAACGTCCCGTTCGCGGTCGCCCTCTGGGGCGGTGGGGTCAGCTTCGCCGGCGTCATCGCGTTCGTCTACGCCGACCTCATCACGGTGCCGGTGTTGAACGTCTACCGGAAGTACTACGGCTGGTCCGTCATGCTGTACATCCTCGGCGTCTTCTTCGTGACGATGGCGTTTACCGGCTTTCTCATGGAGTTGCTGTTCGACGCGCTCGGTATCGTCCCGAACCTGGCCGGCGGCGAGACGGCGACCGAGCAGCGGTACTTCGAGTTGAACTACACCTTCTATCTCAACTTCGTCGCCTTCGCCGTCTCCGGGTTCCTCCTGTTCGTGTACCGTCGCGGGCTCGGTGCCCCCGGGCAGTACCGCGACCCGGTCTGTGGGATGCGAACCGACGACGACGGCCCGAGCGCGACACACGACGGCGAGACCTACTACTTCTGTTCGACCACCTGCAAGCGGGCGTTCGAGGACGCACCGGCCGACTTCGCGGCGCACCCGCCGCGGGTTTCGGACGACGGATCGTCGCACGATCACCACTAA
- a CDS encoding CopZ family metallochaperone, which translates to MSQTITVEGMSCEHCEQTVEDALEGVDGVESVDVDRESEQATVEGDADPQALVSAVSEAGYDASA; encoded by the coding sequence ATGAGTCAGACCATCACCGTCGAAGGGATGTCGTGTGAACACTGCGAACAGACCGTCGAGGACGCCCTCGAGGGCGTCGACGGCGTCGAGTCGGTCGACGTCGACCGAGAGAGCGAGCAGGCCACCGTCGAGGGGGATGCGGACCCGCAGGCACTCGTCAGCGCGGTCAGCGAGGCCGGCTACGACGCGTCGGCCTAA
- a CDS encoding AsnC family transcriptional regulator, whose product MRDLDETDMEILRLLGENARRPFSEIADEVGLSGPAVSDRVDRLEAAGIINRFTIDVDQSQLRAGVPVFVRVTAPPGAVEDCRTAAAEADAVEHVFVTADGGVWFYARAQVRRVREWLEGLLPDADGLAYDVTLVDDAEWTPSLEGTEFALTCAECGNTVDSEGESSRIDGDVYHFCCSSCQGRFEERYDRFEAEA is encoded by the coding sequence ATGCGCGACCTCGACGAGACCGACATGGAAATCCTGCGGCTGCTGGGCGAGAACGCTCGCCGGCCGTTCAGCGAGATCGCCGACGAAGTCGGCCTCTCCGGGCCTGCGGTTTCCGACCGCGTCGACCGCCTCGAGGCGGCCGGGATCATCAACCGCTTTACGATCGACGTGGACCAGTCACAGCTCCGGGCCGGGGTGCCGGTGTTCGTGCGAGTCACGGCTCCGCCGGGTGCGGTCGAGGACTGCCGGACGGCGGCCGCCGAGGCCGACGCCGTCGAACACGTGTTCGTCACTGCCGACGGCGGAGTCTGGTTCTACGCCCGCGCGCAGGTCCGACGGGTCCGCGAGTGGCTCGAGGGGCTGTTGCCCGACGCGGACGGCCTCGCGTACGACGTGACGCTCGTCGACGACGCCGAGTGGACGCCCTCGCTCGAGGGGACGGAGTTCGCCCTGACCTGCGCGGAGTGTGGCAACACCGTCGACAGCGAGGGGGAATCGAGCCGGATCGACGGCGACGTGTATCACTTCTGCTGTTCGTCCTGTCAGGGGCGGTTCGAGGAACGCTACGACCGATTCGAAGCGGAAGCCTGA
- a CDS encoding heavy metal translocating P-type ATPase, translating into MSTRTAHLDIRGMSCANCSQTISDALESRDGVSETTVNFATDDGTVEYDPEVITLAEIYETIDEAGYEADRARRSIGITDMSCANCAEANETALESVPGVVDAEVNYATDEATVVYNPADVSLEALYEAVESAGYTPVRDEGSDDESDQDRRDAARQTEIRKQLRLTLFGAVLSAPFLFFLTDKFLLGGTYVPETVFGVSFGWVEFLLATPVYVLLGREFLVNSYTALVRNRTANMDVLIALGSSTAYIYSLVVLLDLLAGNLYFDTAAMILVFITLGNYLEARSKGQAGEALRKLLEMEAETATLVDDEGTEEEVPLEDVAVGDRMKVRPGEKVPTDGVVVDGQSAVDESMVTGESVPVEKEEGDEVIGSTINENGVLVAEATKVGEDTALQGIVQTVKEAQSRQPEIQNLADRISAYFVPAVILNATFWGLIWFSFHEALAGVVGSLPLWGLVGGGPATLSTFEFAIVVFASAVLIACPCALGLATPAATMVGSTLGAQNGVLFKGGDILERARDVDTVVFDKTGTLTTGEMTLTDVVALEGEAAAADGGETATDGGAVVTRESLDESEVLRFAASAERDSEHPLAQAIVEGAAERGLELADPEDFENVPGRGVRTTVEGREVLVGNRRLLEGEGVDPAPAAEEMERLEREGKTAMLVAVDGAVAGVVADADTVKESSADAVAALRERGLDVALITGDNERTARAVAERVGIDPDNVRAGVLPGDKADAVEDIQSAGRKAMMVGDGVNDAPALAVAHVGCAIGSGTDVAIEAADVTLMRDDPLDVVKAIRISEATLAKIKQNLVWALGYNTAMIPLASLGLLQPVLAAGAMALSSVSVLSNSLLFRRYTPDRDYELLGRLRR; encoded by the coding sequence ATGAGTACCCGGACCGCACACCTGGATATCCGGGGCATGAGCTGTGCGAACTGTTCGCAGACGATCAGCGATGCCCTGGAGTCCCGAGACGGCGTGAGCGAGACGACCGTCAACTTCGCGACCGACGACGGCACCGTCGAGTACGACCCCGAGGTGATCACGCTGGCCGAGATCTACGAGACGATCGACGAGGCCGGCTACGAGGCCGACCGCGCGCGCCGCTCGATCGGGATCACCGACATGAGCTGTGCGAACTGCGCCGAGGCTAACGAGACGGCCCTCGAGTCCGTCCCCGGCGTCGTCGACGCGGAGGTCAACTACGCGACCGACGAGGCGACCGTCGTGTACAATCCGGCCGACGTCTCGCTCGAGGCCCTCTACGAGGCCGTCGAGTCGGCCGGCTACACGCCCGTCCGCGACGAGGGCAGCGACGACGAGTCCGATCAGGACCGTCGCGACGCGGCCCGTCAGACGGAGATTCGCAAACAGCTCCGGCTGACCCTCTTCGGCGCGGTGCTTTCGGCCCCGTTCCTGTTCTTTCTCACCGACAAGTTCCTGCTCGGCGGGACCTACGTCCCGGAGACGGTCTTCGGGGTCTCCTTCGGCTGGGTCGAGTTCCTGCTCGCGACGCCGGTCTACGTCCTGCTGGGCCGGGAGTTCCTCGTCAACTCCTACACGGCGCTGGTGCGCAATCGCACCGCCAACATGGACGTGCTGATCGCGCTGGGCTCGTCGACGGCGTATATTTACAGTCTCGTGGTCCTGCTGGACCTGCTGGCGGGCAACCTCTACTTCGACACCGCCGCGATGATCCTCGTGTTCATCACGCTGGGCAACTACCTCGAGGCCCGCTCGAAGGGCCAGGCCGGCGAGGCCCTGCGGAAGCTCCTCGAGATGGAGGCCGAGACGGCCACGCTGGTCGACGACGAGGGCACCGAGGAGGAGGTCCCGCTCGAGGACGTGGCGGTCGGCGACCGGATGAAGGTCCGGCCGGGCGAGAAGGTGCCGACGGACGGCGTCGTCGTGGACGGCCAGTCGGCGGTCGACGAGTCGATGGTGACCGGCGAATCGGTCCCCGTCGAGAAGGAGGAAGGCGACGAGGTGATCGGCTCGACGATCAACGAGAACGGCGTGCTGGTCGCCGAGGCGACGAAGGTCGGCGAGGACACGGCCCTGCAGGGAATCGTCCAGACCGTCAAGGAGGCCCAGTCGCGCCAGCCGGAGATCCAGAACCTCGCGGACCGGATCTCGGCGTACTTCGTCCCCGCAGTCATCCTGAACGCGACGTTTTGGGGCCTTATCTGGTTTTCCTTCCACGAGGCGCTGGCCGGCGTCGTCGGGTCGCTGCCGCTGTGGGGGCTGGTCGGCGGCGGTCCGGCGACCCTCTCGACGTTCGAGTTCGCGATCGTCGTCTTCGCCTCCGCGGTCCTGATCGCCTGTCCCTGCGCGCTCGGGCTGGCGACGCCGGCCGCGACGATGGTCGGTTCCACGCTGGGCGCACAGAACGGCGTCCTGTTCAAGGGCGGTGACATCTTAGAGCGCGCGCGAGACGTCGACACCGTCGTCTTCGACAAGACCGGGACGCTGACCACCGGCGAGATGACGCTGACCGACGTGGTCGCGCTCGAGGGCGAGGCGGCCGCGGCGGACGGCGGCGAGACGGCGACCGACGGCGGGGCGGTAGTGACCCGCGAGTCGCTCGACGAGAGCGAGGTCCTCCGCTTCGCTGCCAGCGCCGAGCGCGACAGCGAACACCCGCTCGCGCAGGCCATCGTCGAGGGCGCTGCAGAGCGGGGCCTCGAGCTAGCCGATCCCGAGGACTTCGAAAACGTCCCCGGACGGGGCGTCCGGACGACCGTCGAGGGCCGCGAGGTGCTGGTCGGCAACCGGCGGCTGCTCGAGGGCGAGGGCGTCGATCCCGCGCCCGCCGCCGAGGAGATGGAACGGTTAGAGCGCGAGGGGAAGACGGCGATGTTAGTCGCGGTCGACGGCGCGGTCGCGGGCGTGGTCGCGGACGCCGACACCGTCAAGGAGAGTTCGGCCGACGCGGTCGCGGCCCTGCGCGAGCGCGGCCTCGACGTCGCCCTGATCACCGGCGACAACGAGCGGACGGCCCGGGCCGTCGCCGAACGGGTGGGGATCGACCCCGACAACGTCCGCGCCGGCGTCCTGCCGGGGGACAAGGCCGACGCCGTCGAGGATATCCAGTCGGCGGGCCGCAAGGCGATGATGGTCGGCGACGGGGTCAACGACGCGCCCGCGCTGGCGGTCGCCCACGTCGGCTGTGCCATCGGCTCCGGGACGGACGTGGCCATCGAGGCCGCGGACGTGACGCTGATGCGTGACGACCCGCTCGACGTGGTGAAGGCGATACGGATCTCCGAGGCCACGCTGGCGAAGATCAAGCAGAACCTCGTCTGGGCGCTGGGGTACAACACCGCGATGATCCCGCTGGCCTCGCTCGGGCTGCTCCAGCCCGTCCTCGCGGCCGGCGCGATGGCGCTGTCGTCGGTGTCGGTCCTCTCGAACAGCCTGCTGTTCCGCCGGTACACGCCGGATCGCGACTACGAACTGCTCGGCCGACTCCGGCGCTGA
- a CDS encoding stage II sporulation protein M: MDDPPRETGLRAFVAGYPPRAALADAWDEHDRFVGFAAGLFAVGVVVGALLLAAGYNLLEIIADLIGESLFPEEIADFSGLELARFLLVNNTQAFLLSIVGALSLGLLTAWAMVFNGIIVGNVGAAIAGEVGLGFIIVGLLPHGVFELPALFIAAGVGFRLLYRVGQRLRGSRDAIVTKRYLYRTGLLVLAGWLLLVVAAFVEAFVTPALLEALFAERLGGTGAP, translated from the coding sequence ATGGACGACCCACCCCGAGAAACCGGACTCCGGGCGTTCGTCGCCGGCTACCCGCCGCGAGCGGCGCTGGCCGACGCCTGGGACGAACACGATCGGTTCGTCGGCTTCGCAGCCGGGCTGTTCGCCGTCGGCGTCGTCGTCGGCGCCCTCCTGCTGGCGGCCGGCTACAACCTCCTCGAGATAATCGCCGATCTGATCGGTGAGAGCCTCTTCCCCGAGGAGATCGCCGACTTCTCCGGGCTCGAGCTGGCGCGGTTCCTGCTCGTGAACAACACGCAGGCGTTCCTGCTCTCGATCGTCGGCGCGCTGTCGCTCGGGCTCCTGACCGCCTGGGCGATGGTGTTCAACGGGATCATCGTCGGCAACGTCGGTGCCGCCATCGCCGGCGAGGTCGGCCTCGGCTTCATTATCGTCGGCCTGCTCCCCCACGGGGTCTTCGAACTGCCCGCGCTGTTTATCGCCGCCGGCGTCGGCTTCCGCCTGCTGTACCGGGTCGGACAACGGCTCCGGGGCAGCCGCGACGCGATCGTCACGAAGCGGTACCTCTACCGGACCGGACTCCTCGTCCTCGCCGGCTGGCTCCTGCTGGTCGTCGCCGCGTTCGTCGAGGCCTTCGTCACGCCCGCCCTGCTCGAGGCGCTGTTCGCCGAGCGGCTCGGGGGGACGGGGGCACCCTAG
- a CDS encoding amidohydrolase, whose amino-acid sequence MTTLAITGGRVLRPDLSVTTADVLLDGDAGEVLEVGPDLGGAADETLNADGSLVTPGFVNGHCHVAMTLLRGYADDKPLDAWLQEDIWPAEAELTAETVRAGTELGVLEMIKSGVTAFADMYFFVPTIAETVADAGLRARLGHGVISVGKDDEAAREDAREGLAVAEEIDGLGDGRISSAFMPHSLTTVDGEYLSEFVPQARDLDVPIHYHANETADEVAPIVDEHGERPLEYAAERGMLESEDFIAHGVHVDDREIELLAEAGTGVIHCPASNMKLASGMAPVQRLREAGVTVGLGTDGAASNNDLSMLDEARDAAMLGKLAADDASAVPAEAVVEMATHGSADAVGLESGRLEAGAPADLAVIDLETPHLTPRHDLVSHLAYAAAAADVRHTVCDGRVLMRDREVQTLDEATVRDRASEAAESLVARAGE is encoded by the coding sequence ATGACGACGCTTGCGATCACCGGCGGGCGGGTCCTCCGGCCCGATCTGTCGGTGACGACCGCGGACGTACTGCTCGATGGGGACGCCGGCGAGGTTCTCGAGGTCGGTCCCGACCTCGGCGGCGCGGCCGACGAGACCCTCAACGCCGACGGATCGCTGGTCACGCCGGGATTCGTCAACGGCCACTGCCACGTCGCGATGACGCTGCTTCGTGGGTACGCCGACGACAAACCCCTCGATGCCTGGCTCCAGGAGGACATCTGGCCGGCCGAGGCCGAACTGACCGCCGAGACCGTCCGCGCGGGGACCGAACTCGGCGTCCTCGAGATGATCAAGTCCGGCGTCACCGCCTTCGCGGACATGTACTTCTTCGTGCCGACGATCGCCGAGACGGTCGCCGACGCCGGCCTGCGCGCCCGGCTCGGTCACGGCGTGATCTCGGTGGGCAAGGACGACGAGGCGGCCCGCGAGGACGCCCGCGAGGGGCTCGCGGTCGCCGAGGAGATCGACGGGCTGGGCGACGGCCGGATCTCCTCGGCCTTCATGCCCCACTCGCTGACGACCGTCGACGGCGAGTACCTCTCGGAGTTCGTGCCGCAGGCCCGCGACCTCGACGTGCCGATCCACTACCACGCCAACGAGACCGCCGACGAGGTCGCGCCGATCGTCGACGAACACGGCGAGCGGCCCCTCGAGTACGCCGCGGAGCGGGGCATGCTCGAGTCGGAGGACTTCATCGCTCACGGCGTCCACGTCGACGATCGGGAGATCGAACTGCTGGCCGAGGCCGGGACCGGCGTGATCCACTGCCCGGCCTCGAACATGAAATTGGCCAGCGGGATGGCACCCGTCCAGCGGCTGCGCGAGGCCGGCGTCACCGTCGGCCTCGGCACCGACGGCGCGGCCTCGAACAACGACCTCTCGATGCTCGACGAGGCCCGCGACGCGGCCATGCTGGGCAAGCTCGCGGCCGACGACGCGAGCGCGGTGCCCGCCGAGGCGGTCGTCGAGATGGCGACACACGGTAGCGCCGACGCGGTCGGCCTCGAGTCGGGCCGGCTCGAGGCGGGCGCACCGGCCGACCTGGCCGTCATCGACCTCGAGACCCCGCACCTGACGCCGCGCCACGACCTCGTGAGCCACCTCGCGTACGCGGCCGCGGCGGCCGACGTGCGCCACACCGTCTGTGACGGCCGGGTCCTCATGCGCGACCGCGAGGTCCAGACTCTCGACGAGGCGACGGTCCGGGACCGAGCGAGCGAGGCCGCCGAGTCGCTGGTGGCTCGTGCCGGCGAGTGA